In Candidatus Pelagibacter ubique HIMB140, a single window of DNA contains:
- the fabA gene encoding bifunctional 3-hydroxydecanoyl-ACP dehydratase/trans-2-decenoyl-ACP isomerase — MKKNSYSYDDLISCGNGNLFGPGNAKLPLPPMLMFDRITEINENNGVFNKGSLKAELDIKNDLWFFDCHFKEDPVMPGCLGLDAMWQLVGFFLGWLGNPGKGRALGVGTVKFTGEVLQNVKNVRYEIDMKKIMSPGGTTVGLANGIVFADDKKIYSAESLKVGLFK, encoded by the coding sequence ATGAAAAAAAATTCCTACTCATATGACGATCTAATAAGTTGTGGAAATGGTAATCTTTTTGGACCAGGTAATGCAAAATTACCACTTCCTCCAATGTTGATGTTTGATAGAATAACTGAAATCAACGAGAATAATGGAGTTTTCAATAAAGGCTCTTTAAAGGCTGAATTAGATATAAAAAACGATCTATGGTTTTTTGATTGTCATTTTAAAGAGGATCCAGTCATGCCTGGGTGTCTAGGTTTAGATGCTATGTGGCAACTAGTTGGATTTTTTCTGGGCTGGCTAGGAAATCCTGGCAAAGGTAGAGCTCTAGGAGTTGGTACTGTAAAATTTACTGGTGAAGTTTTACAAAATGTTAAAAATGTAAGGTACGAAATAGATATGAAAAAAATTATGTCGCCAGGTGGAACAACTGTTGGTCTTGCCAATGGAATTGTATTTGCTGATGACAAAAAAATATATTCAGCAGAAAGTTTGAAAGTGGGGTTATTTAAATAA
- a CDS encoding Fur family transcriptional regulator, translated as MVKNCNFVEKLRDLGLRPTKQRVKMCEVLFNREKTFHFTINDLVKMISEEMNEKISLATVYNTVHAFQKKGYLKEISINSDKSYFDTNTSVHHHFYDEDTHQLIDCDENDIDPVNIKKNITGKKINSVEVLVKVASDNQTQK; from the coding sequence ATGGTAAAAAACTGTAATTTTGTTGAAAAATTAAGAGATTTAGGACTTAGACCCACTAAACAAAGAGTTAAAATGTGTGAAGTTCTATTTAATAGAGAAAAAACTTTTCATTTTACAATCAATGATCTCGTAAAAATGATTTCTGAGGAGATGAATGAAAAAATTTCTTTAGCAACAGTTTATAACACTGTTCATGCATTTCAGAAAAAAGGTTATTTAAAAGAAATTTCGATTAACAGCGATAAAAGTTATTTTGATACAAACACATCTGTTCATCATCATTTTTATGATGAAGATACTCATCAGCTAATAGATTGTGATGAAAATGATATAGACCCAGTAAATATTAAAAAAAATATTACAGGAAAAAAAATAAATTCAGTTGAAGTTTTGGTTAAAGTTGCGAGTGATAATCAAACTCAAAAATAA
- a CDS encoding rubrerythrin family protein, whose amino-acid sequence MSLKGSKTEENLKAAFAGESQANRRYLYFAQKADIEGYNDVATVFRSTAEGETGHAHGHLEYLEQVGDPATGKPIGETKANLASAIEGETHEYTDMYPGMAKTAREEGFEEIADWFETLAKAEKSHAGKFQKTLESIA is encoded by the coding sequence ATGTCTTTAAAAGGAAGTAAAACAGAAGAGAACTTAAAAGCAGCATTCGCTGGTGAGAGTCAAGCAAATAGAAGATATCTTTATTTTGCACAAAAAGCTGACATCGAAGGTTATAATGATGTAGCTACAGTATTTAGATCAACAGCAGAAGGTGAAACTGGTCACGCACATGGTCACTTAGAATACCTTGAACAAGTTGGAGATCCAGCTACTGGGAAACCAATTGGTGAAACTAAAGCAAATTTAGCTTCAGCAATTGAAGGAGAAACGCATGAATATACTGACATGTACCCAGGTATGGCTAAAACTGCAAGAGAAGAAGGTTTTGAGGAAATTGCAGATTGGTTTGAGACTTTAGCAAAAGCTGAAAAATCTCATGCTGGTAAATTCCAAAAAACTTTAGAGTCTATTGCCTAA
- a CDS encoding (Fe-S)-binding protein: MSKEGSLDAPIRHPIDFEHPDFLNPEKLDAEMRRVFDICHGCRRCFNLCDSFPKLFDMIDESEKEDVESLKSEQFAPVVDACTLCDMCFMTKCPYVPPHDFDLDFPHLMLRYRTAQKKLGKLPSVPKQLAQIDRNAKIGVLFSKIINWASDIKNKLFRKILEVVAGIDKRVQLPKYNSETFSNFFKKNNDKINYETKTNDRKVVIYSTCFVNFNKKNTGVAALKVLKKNGVEVQEAYPGCCGMPFLEQADLPKVVEQAKKVSKDLVEWINKGYKVVTLTASCGLMLKFEWPLLLPNDDKIKKLSANVMDIDEYVVDIANKEGLADGLQEIDGGVTVHHACHARAQNMGIKARDMLKLIPNVKIDVVEKCAGHGGTFGVMKETHDLANKVGRPTARQIKTKNNKYMASDCPLAGKHLKQLEVDTNISNDEALHPIELMAKSYKL; this comes from the coding sequence ATGAGCAAAGAAGGAAGTCTAGACGCCCCAATACGTCACCCTATTGATTTTGAGCATCCAGATTTTTTAAATCCTGAAAAATTAGATGCAGAAATGCGAAGAGTGTTTGATATTTGCCATGGATGTCGAAGATGTTTTAATCTTTGTGACTCCTTTCCAAAATTGTTCGATATGATTGATGAATCTGAAAAAGAAGACGTAGAAAGTTTAAAAAGTGAGCAATTTGCTCCGGTTGTTGATGCCTGTACTCTTTGCGACATGTGTTTTATGACCAAATGTCCTTATGTACCTCCTCATGATTTTGATCTTGATTTCCCTCATTTAATGTTGAGGTACAGAACGGCACAGAAAAAATTAGGTAAATTACCAAGTGTTCCAAAGCAATTAGCCCAAATAGATAGAAACGCAAAAATTGGGGTTTTATTTTCTAAAATAATTAATTGGGCATCAGATATAAAAAATAAGTTGTTCAGAAAAATATTAGAGGTAGTTGCGGGTATCGATAAAAGGGTTCAACTTCCAAAATACAATTCAGAAACTTTTTCTAACTTTTTTAAGAAAAATAATGACAAAATAAACTACGAGACAAAAACTAATGATAGAAAAGTTGTAATTTATTCTACCTGTTTTGTTAACTTTAATAAAAAAAATACGGGTGTTGCAGCTTTAAAAGTTCTAAAGAAAAATGGTGTAGAAGTTCAAGAAGCCTATCCTGGATGTTGTGGAATGCCATTCTTAGAGCAAGCTGATCTTCCTAAAGTTGTGGAACAGGCTAAAAAAGTTTCTAAAGATTTAGTTGAATGGATTAACAAAGGTTACAAAGTTGTTACCTTAACCGCAAGTTGTGGCTTAATGTTAAAATTTGAATGGCCATTGCTCTTACCAAATGATGATAAAATAAAAAAATTATCTGCAAATGTAATGGATATTGATGAATATGTTGTTGATATTGCAAACAAAGAAGGATTAGCAGATGGTTTGCAAGAAATCGATGGTGGAGTAACAGTTCATCATGCGTGTCATGCAAGAGCACAAAACATGGGTATCAAAGCAAGAGATATGCTTAAACTTATCCCGAATGTTAAAATCGATGTTGTAGAGAAATGTGCTGGGCATGGTGGAACTTTTGGTGTGATGAAAGAAACACATGATCTGGCCAATAAAGTAGGAAGACCAACTGCAAGACAAATTAAAACAAAAAATAACAAGTACATGGCTTCTGATTGTCCTTTAGCAGGTAAGCACTTGAAGCAACTTGAAGTGGATACTAACATCTCCAATGATGAGGCACTACATCCTATCGAATTGATGGCTAAAAGTTATAAATTATGA
- a CDS encoding DUF3501 family protein, translating to MPREKREIQKEDIMPLDVYTKNRRELRKNIVDFKKNRRIALGPYATFYFESYETMLAQVQEMLYIEKGGDEQLKDELSAYNPLIPNGKELTATLMFEIDNPISRSAFLGKVGGIEETVFMKINGEKIKAIPEEDVDRTSAEGKASSVQFIHLNFSDDQIAKFKSEEIEVEIGIDHKEYSHTTKLSLENKKSLSADFS from the coding sequence ATGCCAAGAGAAAAAAGAGAAATACAAAAAGAAGACATCATGCCATTGGATGTTTACACAAAAAATAGAAGAGAACTGAGAAAAAATATTGTTGATTTTAAAAAAAATAGAAGAATTGCATTAGGTCCTTATGCAACTTTTTATTTTGAAAGTTACGAGACAATGTTAGCTCAAGTTCAAGAAATGTTATATATTGAAAAAGGTGGCGATGAACAACTTAAAGATGAGTTGTCAGCATACAATCCTCTAATACCAAATGGTAAAGAATTAACTGCTACTTTGATGTTTGAAATAGACAATCCTATATCACGTTCAGCTTTCCTAGGAAAAGTGGGTGGAATAGAAGAAACAGTGTTTATGAAAATTAATGGAGAAAAAATAAAAGCCATACCAGAGGAAGATGTTGATAGAACATCAGCTGAAGGAAAAGCTTCTTCAGTTCAATTTATTCATCTTAATTTTTCAGATGACCAAATAGCTAAATTTAAATCTGAAGAAATTGAAGTTGAAATAGGAATAGATCATAAAGAATATTCCCATACTACCAAGCTGTCTTTAGAGAACAAAAAGTCACTTTCTGCTGATTTTAGTTAA
- a CDS encoding SH3 domain-containing protein, translating into MQLIIRIILIFILSISISSADEIFVSLKKNKVNVRYGPSFDSDVKYVYKKINFPLKQIDKKENFRRIIDLKNNGGWIHISQLKKNNSVIATKNKILFKNPTSFAKPIALIKEGRLLILEKCEQEWCRITSGKFQGWVKIDNVWGFN; encoded by the coding sequence ATGCAATTAATTATAAGAATAATTTTAATTTTTATCTTATCAATTTCAATAAGTTCAGCTGATGAAATATTTGTTTCTTTAAAAAAAAATAAAGTAAACGTTAGATACGGTCCAAGTTTTGACTCAGATGTAAAATATGTTTACAAAAAAATTAACTTTCCTTTAAAACAAATAGATAAAAAAGAAAACTTTAGAAGAATTATAGACCTTAAAAATAATGGTGGGTGGATACATATATCTCAATTAAAAAAAAATAATTCTGTAATAGCAACAAAAAATAAAATTTTATTTAAAAACCCTACATCTTTTGCAAAACCAATAGCTCTTATTAAGGAAGGTAGGTTATTAATATTAGAAAAGTGTGAGCAAGAATGGTGTCGGATAACATCTGGAAAATTTCAAGGTTGGGTTAAAATAGATAATGTCTGGGGATTTAATTAA
- a CDS encoding HesA/MoeB/ThiF family protein — protein sequence MSKKLNKKQIERFSRQIILKNIGILGQNKITNAKVLIIGMGGLGCPVAEFLTRSGVGSLGIVDYDRISLSNIHRQSLFNQKDLNQLKVKIAKKKLNNINSLTKIKIFNYKLNKSNFQKIIKDYDYIVDGTDNFESKFLINDLSLKYKKFLVTGAISKFDGHIFTFNFKNKKEPCLRCFYQEEKISDEILNCEYEGILGTVAGIVGTMQANEILKNILNIGQSLNNYILIIDLLNLNFRKAKIKKRKNCLCN from the coding sequence ATGAGCAAAAAATTAAACAAAAAACAAATCGAACGTTTTTCAAGACAGATCATTTTAAAAAATATTGGTATTTTAGGTCAAAATAAAATTACAAATGCAAAAGTATTAATAATAGGCATGGGTGGTCTTGGGTGCCCAGTAGCAGAATTCTTGACTAGGTCAGGGGTTGGCTCATTAGGAATTGTGGATTATGATCGAATAAGCCTTTCAAATATTCATAGGCAGAGTTTATTCAATCAAAAAGACTTAAATCAACTAAAAGTCAAAATAGCTAAAAAAAAATTAAACAACATTAATTCTTTAACAAAAATAAAAATTTTTAATTACAAACTAAATAAATCTAATTTTCAAAAAATTATTAAAGATTACGATTATATTGTTGATGGAACTGATAATTTTGAAAGTAAATTTCTAATTAATGATTTAAGTTTAAAGTATAAAAAGTTTTTGGTAACTGGTGCTATAAGTAAATTTGATGGTCATATCTTTACATTTAATTTCAAAAATAAAAAAGAACCATGTCTTCGATGTTTTTATCAAGAGGAAAAAATATCAGATGAAATACTCAATTGTGAATATGAAGGAATCCTGGGAACTGTAGCAGGAATAGTTGGCACAATGCAAGCTAATGAAATTTTAAAAAATATTTTAAATATAGGCCAAAGTTTAAATAATTATATTTTAATTATTGATTTATTAAATTTAAATTTTAGAAAAGCAAAAATTAAAAAAAGAAAAAACTGTCTATGCAATTAA
- the dut gene encoding dUTP diphosphatase: protein MAKILVKKLDPSIELPAYKTEGASGMDLMAFIKKPIILKSQNSCLVPTGIAVAFSNEFEIQIRPRSGLAAKNNISVLNTPGTIDSDYRGEIKVILYNHGKEDFLINNKDRIAQMVLTPVIKMNFEETDELPETIRGEGGFGSTGK, encoded by the coding sequence ATGGCAAAAATCCTTGTTAAAAAATTAGATCCTTCAATAGAGCTACCTGCCTACAAAACAGAAGGGGCTTCGGGAATGGATCTTATGGCATTTATAAAAAAACCAATTATACTTAAATCGCAAAATTCTTGTTTAGTTCCAACTGGAATTGCCGTTGCTTTTTCAAATGAATTTGAAATTCAAATACGACCTAGATCAGGTTTAGCAGCAAAAAATAATATTAGTGTTTTAAATACACCAGGAACAATAGATAGTGATTACAGGGGTGAGATAAAAGTAATACTTTACAATCACGGAAAAGAGGATTTTTTAATAAACAATAAAGACAGAATAGCTCAAATGGTTCTTACACCAGTGATAAAAATGAATTTTGAGGAAACAGATGAGCTTCCAGAAACAATTAGAGGCGAAGGCGGATTTGGCTCAACAGGAAAATGA
- the coaBC gene encoding bifunctional phosphopantothenoylcysteine decarboxylase/phosphopantothenate--cysteine ligase CoaBC, with protein sequence MKNLNNKKILFIICGGISAYKSLETIRLLKKNGAEIKTILTPSAKEFVTPLSVASLSQGKVYSDLFSLENETEMDHISLSRWANVVIVAPTTANTISKLAQGTTDDLASTVVLASNKQIYLAPAMNVRMWEHKSTKTNLKKLKDFGYKFIGPEIGDMACGEYGEGKMSEPLKIVDELNQFFLNQSQNKKFKALVTAGPTNEYIDPVRFITNKSSGKQGYELAKCLSKKGFNTTLISGPTNLEVEKDIKLIEVETADEMFAATQENLPVDVAIFSAAVSDFKVKNKSQKKIKKEEALNLDLEKNIDILNYISNHNSMRPEIVIGFAAETNEVLKNAEEKLNKKNCDWIIANDVSKKNIGFNSDYNEVVIHYKNKSLKSEVLPYKRKSEISEEIVDRIIDQLN encoded by the coding sequence ATGAAAAATCTTAATAACAAAAAAATTCTTTTTATTATTTGTGGTGGTATTTCAGCTTATAAAAGTCTTGAAACGATTAGATTATTAAAAAAAAATGGCGCAGAAATAAAAACTATACTTACTCCTAGTGCTAAAGAATTTGTAACTCCATTATCAGTAGCATCATTATCTCAAGGTAAAGTTTATAGTGATTTGTTTAGCTTAGAAAACGAAACTGAAATGGATCACATTTCACTTTCTAGATGGGCAAACGTAGTTATCGTTGCTCCAACCACAGCAAATACAATTTCAAAATTAGCACAAGGTACTACAGATGATTTGGCTTCAACTGTAGTACTTGCTTCAAATAAACAAATTTATTTAGCACCAGCGATGAATGTTAGAATGTGGGAACATAAATCTACAAAAACTAATTTAAAAAAATTAAAAGATTTTGGTTATAAGTTTATTGGTCCAGAAATAGGAGATATGGCATGCGGGGAATATGGAGAAGGTAAGATGTCAGAACCATTAAAAATTGTGGATGAGTTAAACCAGTTTTTTTTAAACCAAAGTCAAAATAAAAAATTTAAAGCTTTAGTTACTGCGGGTCCAACTAATGAGTATATCGACCCTGTACGTTTTATAACAAATAAATCAAGTGGCAAACAAGGATATGAACTAGCCAAATGTCTATCGAAAAAAGGTTTTAATACAACACTGATTTCAGGACCAACTAATTTAGAAGTAGAAAAAGATATTAAACTCATTGAAGTTGAAACAGCAGATGAAATGTTTGCTGCTACACAAGAGAATTTACCTGTAGATGTAGCAATTTTTTCAGCAGCAGTATCAGACTTTAAAGTAAAAAATAAATCTCAAAAAAAAATAAAAAAAGAAGAAGCATTAAATTTAGATTTAGAAAAAAATATTGATATTTTAAATTACATATCAAATCATAATTCTATGAGGCCTGAAATTGTGATTGGTTTTGCAGCAGAAACAAACGAAGTTTTAAAAAATGCAGAAGAAAAATTAAATAAAAAGAATTGTGATTGGATAATTGCTAATGATGTTTCTAAAAAAAATATTGGATTTAACTCTGATTATAATGAAGTTGTAATCCACTACAAAAATAAATCTTTAAAAAGTGAAGTCCTACCATACAAAAGAAAATCTGAAATTTCTGAGGAAATAGTTGATAGAATAATTGATCAATTAAATTAA
- the ubiB gene encoding 2-polyprenylphenol 6-hydroxylase — protein MIRKLITLFKLGRKIAKSDILDIASKFKKPPVAITILFQLLAISFEKKELSHHALDDGERLSKSLELMGTTFIKLGQFLATRPDIIGEELSTKLEKLQDRVPPFSINKAKEIIKNDLGNDAYNSIIDLSEPVAAASIAQVHKAKINDNGTIKDVAIKIIRPDIKKIFNEEIDAMMLFAFIIESFLKKTKRLKLVEVVFLLKEITNLEMDLRFEAAAANEYAENTKNDAGFKVPEIYWNFTSENVMTLDWIDGVSIRETEELKKRNLNTNKIAEDIIQHFLRHAVRDGFFHADMHQGNIFIDENGQIAPIDFGIMGRLDKMSKRFLAEILFGFIQRDYKKVAEVHLVAGLVPKNVPIDDLAQALRSIGEPIFGQEVKDISGGKLLKQLFDVTEKFNMQTQPQLLMLQKTMVVVEGVARKLNPNTNIWTTSKPVLENWLRETKNPINNFNETLKNSTEVIKRLPELPEIMDKANQALTFLASGQIPQNSNSYTALKDKKSEMIAFRNQSIIGLLLLVIFGLIVF, from the coding sequence ATGATAAGAAAATTAATTACTTTATTTAAATTAGGAAGAAAGATTGCAAAATCTGATATTTTAGATATTGCCTCTAAATTTAAAAAACCGCCGGTCGCAATTACAATTTTATTTCAGCTATTAGCAATATCTTTTGAAAAAAAAGAATTAAGTCATCATGCGCTAGATGATGGTGAAAGACTTTCAAAATCATTAGAGTTGATGGGTACAACTTTTATAAAATTGGGTCAATTTTTAGCTACTAGACCTGATATTATAGGAGAAGAACTTTCTACAAAACTGGAAAAATTACAAGATCGTGTACCACCATTCTCTATTAATAAGGCAAAAGAAATAATTAAAAATGATTTAGGCAATGATGCTTACAATTCTATTATTGATTTAAGTGAGCCAGTTGCTGCTGCATCAATAGCACAGGTTCATAAAGCTAAAATAAATGACAATGGTACAATTAAAGATGTGGCAATAAAAATTATAAGACCAGACATAAAAAAAATATTTAATGAAGAAATTGATGCAATGATGCTATTTGCATTTATCATTGAGTCATTTTTAAAAAAAACTAAAAGATTAAAACTTGTGGAAGTTGTTTTTTTGTTGAAAGAAATAACCAACCTAGAAATGGATTTAAGGTTTGAGGCAGCAGCTGCAAATGAATATGCAGAAAATACAAAAAATGATGCTGGATTTAAAGTTCCTGAAATATATTGGAACTTTACTAGTGAGAATGTAATGACATTAGATTGGATAGATGGAGTATCTATTCGTGAAACAGAAGAACTGAAAAAAAGAAATTTAAATACTAATAAAATTGCTGAGGATATTATCCAACATTTTTTAAGACATGCAGTAAGGGATGGTTTTTTTCATGCTGATATGCACCAAGGAAATATATTTATTGATGAGAATGGTCAAATAGCTCCAATAGATTTTGGCATAATGGGTAGATTAGACAAAATGAGTAAACGTTTTTTAGCTGAAATTTTATTTGGATTTATACAAAGAGATTATAAAAAAGTTGCTGAGGTTCACTTGGTAGCAGGATTAGTCCCTAAAAATGTGCCAATAGATGATCTTGCACAAGCATTAAGGTCAATAGGAGAGCCAATATTTGGTCAAGAGGTTAAAGATATTTCAGGTGGAAAATTATTAAAACAGCTTTTTGATGTTACAGAAAAATTCAATATGCAAACTCAACCTCAATTGTTGATGTTACAAAAAACAATGGTTGTAGTTGAGGGTGTTGCAAGAAAATTAAATCCTAACACTAATATTTGGACAACCTCTAAACCAGTTCTTGAAAATTGGTTAAGAGAAACAAAAAATCCTATAAATAATTTTAACGAAACACTTAAAAATAGTACTGAAGTAATTAAAAGATTACCTGAGTTACCTGAAATCATGGATAAAGCAAATCAAGCTCTAACATTTTTAGCTAGCGGACAAATTCCTCAAAACTCCAATTCTTATACAGCTTTAAAAGATAAAAAATCTGAAATGATAGCATTTAGAAACCAATCTATTATTGGTTTATTACTCCTTGTAATTTTTGGTCTTATAGTATTTTAA
- the ubiE gene encoding bifunctional demethylmenaquinone methyltransferase/2-methoxy-6-polyprenyl-1,4-benzoquinol methylase UbiE translates to MQQYLQNKKGLVEGVFDQVYSKYDLMNDFMSLGIHRFWKKSLINIMKPSPNRKLIDVACGTGDIGKLFLNSTNQMSEVTCVDPNKGMINQGKQKLSNYKNIKWINAAAEKLPLQDNEFDYYTISFGLRNTKNLDKAITEAYRVLKPGGRFLCLEFSKIQNSNLDFVYKNYSKIIPRIGQFIVGDKKPYEYLVKSIEEFINQEELIDLMKKHNFTKCNYRNFSGGIVSIHSGWKI, encoded by the coding sequence ATGCAACAATATCTTCAAAATAAAAAAGGTCTTGTAGAAGGTGTTTTTGATCAAGTTTATAGTAAATACGACTTGATGAATGATTTCATGTCACTGGGCATTCATAGATTTTGGAAAAAAAGTCTAATCAATATAATGAAACCATCTCCAAATAGAAAGTTAATAGATGTTGCTTGTGGAACTGGAGATATCGGTAAATTATTTTTGAATAGTACAAATCAAATGTCAGAAGTCACTTGTGTAGATCCAAATAAAGGTATGATTAATCAAGGCAAACAAAAATTATCTAATTATAAAAATATAAAATGGATCAATGCAGCTGCTGAGAAGCTTCCACTTCAAGACAACGAATTTGATTATTACACAATAAGTTTTGGTCTTAGAAATACAAAGAATTTAGATAAAGCTATAACTGAAGCTTATAGGGTATTAAAACCAGGCGGAAGATTTCTATGTTTAGAATTTTCAAAAATTCAAAACTCTAACCTAGATTTTGTTTATAAAAACTATTCAAAAATAATTCCTCGTATTGGTCAATTTATTGTTGGCGATAAAAAACCATATGAATATTTAGTAAAAAGTATTGAAGAATTTATTAATCAGGAAGAATTAATTGACTTAATGAAAAAGCATAATTTTACGAAATGTAATTATAGGAACTTTTCAGGTGGTATAGTTTCTATCCATAGTGGTTGGAAAATATAA